Proteins encoded by one window of Rhodospirillaceae bacterium:
- the asnB gene encoding asparagine synthase (glutamine-hydrolyzing) — MCGFVVLCQKERLFSSPLLRRLEKDILHRGPDSGGMIAEPGIAMVFRRLAILDPGSTSDQPMTDPTGRYSLVFNGEIYNFRKLRRELEQKGYLFQTEGDTEVLLHGYAHWKKKLFPKVEGMFSLVIFDRHRCEVIAARDTLGIKPLYILKRGHLIGFATEMRSFAGITPFEVDTNALPELLIFRYASGTLSNISDIELLPGGYTCTANINDARTKPEQFDDPLEHLNSDNSLSQDDAVQLSKETVYASVKAHLVSDVGYAVQLSGGVDSSLVTAIAAKETAGTLTSYGVHIPGYPQDERPYRRIIQKRLNLEHHEVTLDNNDFADALPRAIKHMEGPVPHYGCVMLMLLCETIRKKHKVVLTGEGADELFGGYKRYDIWRKLKRNGLFADLVPGFLWPILQRWREIQKFSGRDAAIFGAVYHDILELEELFPPLIHRGGQREDTASRFLDFRERMFAVDQTSYLSSLLMRQDKMAMAASVEARVPFSHAPLAKKINRIPVQLRAPGGDTKPILKRVAKQFLPSEIVDRRKVGLALPLRSWLENETGLGRYLDLLVQPDSQLASYSDPKKVRTAVDDFRNKRNKKPIPLEHLINLELWLRSVADIRNANAPRLDDA; from the coding sequence ATGTGTGGGTTCGTAGTTTTATGCCAAAAGGAACGCCTTTTCTCCAGCCCACTGCTACGGAGGCTAGAAAAAGACATTCTACATAGGGGGCCAGACTCAGGAGGAATGATTGCCGAGCCCGGGATAGCCATGGTTTTTCGAAGGCTGGCTATACTGGACCCTGGATCCACCTCCGACCAACCCATGACCGATCCCACAGGCCGCTACTCCTTAGTATTCAATGGTGAGATCTATAATTTCAGAAAGCTCCGAAGGGAACTAGAGCAAAAAGGATACCTGTTCCAAACCGAGGGAGATACAGAAGTACTTCTTCATGGTTACGCTCATTGGAAAAAAAAGCTATTTCCCAAAGTTGAGGGAATGTTTTCACTTGTAATTTTTGATCGACACAGGTGCGAGGTGATAGCGGCACGTGATACCCTTGGAATAAAGCCTTTGTACATACTCAAAAGAGGTCATTTAATTGGTTTTGCCACAGAAATGCGTTCCTTCGCTGGGATCACTCCATTTGAGGTAGATACCAACGCCTTGCCTGAACTTCTAATTTTTCGCTATGCTTCAGGAACATTAAGTAACATCTCAGACATTGAGCTGCTTCCGGGAGGATATACATGCACTGCTAATATTAATGATGCCAGGACAAAGCCTGAACAATTTGACGACCCTTTGGAGCACCTGAACTCCGATAACTCCTTGAGCCAAGACGATGCGGTACAATTATCAAAGGAAACAGTATATGCCTCGGTTAAGGCTCACCTGGTCAGTGATGTAGGCTATGCCGTACAACTTTCGGGGGGTGTCGACTCTAGCCTTGTGACGGCGATAGCTGCAAAGGAAACTGCCGGAACACTTACATCATATGGCGTTCACATACCAGGATACCCACAGGACGAGCGACCCTATCGTCGCATTATCCAAAAACGCTTAAACCTAGAACATCATGAAGTAACACTGGACAATAACGATTTTGCCGATGCCCTGCCGCGGGCCATTAAACACATGGAGGGTCCAGTTCCACACTATGGCTGCGTAATGTTGATGCTATTGTGCGAAACCATTCGTAAAAAACACAAAGTGGTCCTAACGGGCGAGGGGGCCGATGAGCTATTTGGCGGATACAAACGATATGACATCTGGCGAAAACTAAAGAGGAACGGTCTATTTGCCGATCTAGTCCCCGGTTTTCTTTGGCCCATTCTTCAACGCTGGCGAGAAATCCAAAAGTTCTCAGGCAGAGATGCAGCGATTTTCGGAGCCGTTTATCATGATATTCTCGAATTAGAAGAACTTTTCCCACCCCTGATTCACAGAGGTGGCCAGCGTGAAGACACTGCCTCCCGATTCTTGGATTTCCGGGAAAGGATGTTTGCAGTTGATCAAACCTCATATTTATCATCGCTTTTGATGAGACAAGATAAAATGGCTATGGCGGCCTCCGTAGAGGCACGGGTGCCCTTCAGCCACGCCCCCCTGGCCAAGAAAATCAATCGAATACCAGTTCAACTTCGGGCCCCGGGTGGTGATACCAAACCCATACTCAAAAGGGTTGCAAAGCAATTTCTCCCATCGGAGATAGTGGATCGCCGCAAAGTCGGTCTTGCATTGCCACTTCGAAGTTGGCTTGAAAATGAGACCGGATTGGGTAGATATTTAGATCTACTAGTACAACCCGATAGCCAGCTTGCTTCGTATTCTGACCCTAAAAAAGTCCGCACCGCAGTGGACGACTTTCGAAACAAAAGGAACAAGAAACCCATACCGTTGGAACACCTAATAAACTTAGAGCTTTGGCTAAGGTCAGTAGCTGATATACGTAATGCCAATGCACCTCGGTTAGATGATGCATAA
- the asnB gene encoding asparagine synthase (glutamine-hydrolyzing) produces the protein MCGIAGSFRLMDHGSSSDAIAELRSAVRALTHRGPDDSGEWSDQRAGISLGHRRLSVVDLSHRGHQPMISRDGRFVLSYNGEVYNAPSLKGSLSQMGITFKSRSDTEVLVEAISNWGLRKTLTALNGMFALAVWDRKDRCLHLARDRFGQKPIYYAWAGKSLVFGSELAAIKEFRNFPANINRDAISLLLRHSSVPAPHTIYLDCWKLVPGAILSVDYETLRSHSVPQPKFYWSAKECAEQNLGNPLKTNDPELSKQLDAVLQGAVADCMLSDAPLGAFLSGGIDSSTIVALMQKCSSRPVKTFSIGFSEASYNEADAAASIAQHLGTEHTELYVTPSEAQAVIPKLPTMYSEPFADSSQIPTYIVSNLAREKVTVALSGDGGDELFGGYNRYVWSRNMGKIIGNTPLRLRQNISKAICSIPSQRWDTFFMRVSPFIPQSLRQAQYGEKIHKLAGIMNAKDKEDIYWKLISQWQNPHNALLKSTEPATLLSERHNWSSISNFQHQMMLMDTVTYLPDDILVKLDRASMSVGLEARVPFLDHRVFEFSWRLPIETKIYKNSGKRILKQVLAKYIPRHLFERPKMGFGVPIGDWLRRDLRSWAEDLLSEHDLKRGGFFEAGTVRRLWLDHLKENRNHQHRLWPVLMFQAWLHAQ, from the coding sequence ATGTGTGGAATAGCTGGCAGTTTCAGACTAATGGATCATGGCTCATCTTCTGATGCTATAGCAGAATTACGTAGCGCCGTAAGAGCGCTAACCCATCGCGGTCCTGACGACTCTGGGGAATGGTCGGACCAGCGAGCCGGCATATCTCTAGGTCACCGAAGGCTTTCAGTTGTAGACCTCTCACATCGAGGCCATCAACCAATGATTTCTAGGGACGGCCGGTTCGTGTTAAGCTACAATGGTGAGGTATACAATGCGCCCTCACTAAAAGGCTCGCTCTCTCAGATGGGGATAACATTCAAGAGTCGGTCGGATACGGAGGTTTTGGTTGAAGCCATCAGCAACTGGGGATTGCGCAAAACCCTTACGGCATTAAATGGTATGTTTGCTCTAGCTGTCTGGGACCGGAAAGATAGATGCCTTCATTTAGCTCGGGATCGCTTTGGCCAAAAGCCAATATATTATGCTTGGGCTGGAAAGTCGCTCGTGTTCGGCTCGGAATTGGCCGCTATAAAGGAATTCAGAAATTTCCCCGCGAATATAAACAGAGATGCTATTTCATTATTGTTGCGACACAGTAGCGTGCCTGCACCACATACAATTTACTTAGACTGCTGGAAGTTAGTCCCCGGTGCTATCCTAAGTGTTGATTACGAAACACTCCGCAGCCACTCTGTCCCTCAACCGAAGTTCTATTGGTCTGCAAAGGAATGTGCAGAACAAAATCTTGGCAATCCCCTCAAAACAAACGATCCAGAACTTTCGAAACAACTAGATGCGGTGTTGCAAGGGGCTGTCGCCGACTGCATGCTATCTGATGCACCCCTTGGAGCTTTTCTATCGGGCGGCATAGATTCTTCAACAATTGTAGCCCTAATGCAGAAATGCAGCTCACGCCCTGTTAAAACTTTCTCTATTGGTTTCTCCGAGGCGTCGTACAATGAGGCTGATGCTGCTGCATCCATTGCACAACACCTGGGAACCGAGCATACGGAACTCTACGTCACGCCCAGTGAAGCTCAAGCAGTGATCCCAAAGTTACCTACTATGTACAGTGAGCCTTTTGCCGATTCTTCACAAATTCCAACCTATATAGTATCAAATCTTGCGAGAGAAAAAGTTACGGTCGCCCTATCGGGAGATGGCGGAGACGAACTTTTCGGTGGTTATAATCGTTATGTTTGGTCGCGCAATATGGGAAAAATAATAGGAAACACACCACTACGGCTACGCCAAAACATCTCAAAAGCTATTTGCTCGATCCCATCACAGAGATGGGATACCTTCTTTATGAGAGTTTCCCCATTTATACCTCAGTCACTACGTCAAGCACAGTATGGTGAAAAAATTCATAAGTTGGCCGGGATTATGAATGCTAAGGATAAAGAAGACATCTACTGGAAGTTAATTTCCCAGTGGCAGAACCCCCATAACGCGCTTCTCAAGAGCACAGAACCTGCCACCCTTTTAAGTGAAAGACACAACTGGTCTTCCATTAGTAACTTCCAACACCAAATGATGTTAATGGATACAGTTACATACCTACCGGACGATATTCTGGTAAAACTAGACAGGGCTAGTATGTCGGTAGGCCTCGAGGCACGCGTACCTTTCCTTGACCATCGGGTATTCGAATTTTCTTGGCGCTTGCCCATAGAGACAAAGATTTATAAGAACTCAGGGAAGAGAATATTAAAACAAGTTTTAGCTAAGTATATTCCCAGGCACCTCTTCGAACGACCAAAAATGGGGTTCGGTGTCCCGATTGGAGACTGGCTAAGAAGAGATCTCCGATCTTGGGCAGAGGATTTATTATCAGAACATGACCTAAAACGGGGTGGTTTTTTCGAGGCTGGTACTGTCCGTCGTCTTTGGCTAGACCACCTGAAAGAGAACAGAAATCACCAACATCGTCTGTGGCCCGTGCTAATGTTTCAGGCTTGGCTCCATGCTCAGTAA